Proteins from a single region of Dysosmobacter acutus:
- a CDS encoding NAD(P)-dependent malic enzyme, with protein MDYAAESLKMHYALRGKIEVTPRAAVDSREALSLAYTPGVAQPCLEIQRDASKSYELTRRWNTVAVVTDGTAVLGLGDIGPEAGMPVMEGKCVLFKAFGDVDAIPLCIRSKNVEEIVDTVALIAGSFGGVNLEDISAPRCFEIEEKLKERCDIPIFHDDQHGTAVITLAGLINALKVVGKKLEDVKIVTSGAGAAGVAIIKLMMSLGLKNVVMTDRSGAIYEGRDGLNPIKREMARLTNRRMEKGSLREVIRGADVFIGVSAPGTLTADMVKSMARAPVIFACANPTPEIFPDEARAAGAAVVSTGRSDFPNQVNNVLCFPGIFRGALDVRASRITESMKIAAAYAIAGLVGDEELSAEYILPQAFDPRVKEAVALAAAEAARRDGVARI; from the coding sequence ATGGATTATGCAGCGGAATCACTGAAGATGCACTATGCGCTCCGGGGCAAGATTGAGGTAACTCCCCGGGCTGCGGTGGACAGCCGGGAGGCGCTGTCCCTGGCCTATACACCGGGTGTGGCCCAGCCCTGCCTGGAGATTCAGAGGGACGCCAGCAAGAGCTACGAGCTGACCCGCCGGTGGAATACGGTGGCTGTGGTGACGGATGGAACGGCGGTGCTGGGACTGGGTGATATCGGACCCGAGGCGGGCATGCCCGTCATGGAGGGCAAATGCGTTCTCTTCAAGGCCTTTGGCGATGTGGACGCCATTCCCCTTTGCATACGCAGCAAGAATGTGGAGGAAATTGTGGATACGGTGGCGCTGATCGCCGGCTCCTTCGGCGGTGTGAACCTGGAGGACATTTCCGCGCCCCGCTGCTTTGAAATTGAGGAAAAACTGAAGGAACGCTGCGACATCCCCATCTTTCACGACGATCAGCACGGCACCGCCGTCATCACCCTGGCCGGTCTGATCAACGCGCTGAAAGTGGTGGGCAAAAAGTTGGAGGATGTGAAAATCGTCACCAGCGGCGCCGGCGCCGCCGGTGTTGCGATCATCAAGCTGATGATGAGTCTGGGGCTGAAAAACGTGGTTATGACCGACCGCTCCGGCGCTATCTACGAGGGGCGGGACGGCCTGAATCCCATCAAGCGGGAGATGGCCCGCCTCACCAACCGCCGGATGGAAAAGGGAAGCCTGAGGGAGGTGATCCGCGGCGCGGATGTGTTCATCGGCGTGTCCGCCCCCGGGACGCTGACGGCCGACATGGTGAAGAGCATGGCCCGGGCCCCGGTCATTTTTGCCTGCGCCAACCCCACGCCGGAGATTTTTCCAGATGAGGCAAGGGCTGCCGGCGCGGCGGTGGTGTCCACTGGCCGCAGCGATTTTCCCAATCAGGTGAATAACGTGCTCTGCTTTCCCGGCATTTTCCGCGGCGCGCTGGATGTGCGGGCCAGCCGGATTACGGAGAGCATGAAGATCGCCGCCGCCTATGCCATCGCGGGACTGGTGGGAGATGAGGAACTGAGTGCCGAG
- the larA gene encoding nickel-dependent lactate racemase yields MYLEFKIGTSRQGVEVDEKNLMGVLEPNKLPPGPCGEEAVKNALAAPIGARPLRQIVHKGETVAIVTSDITRPMPTYAVMPALLDELYAGGVAPEDITLVFALGSHRGHTEEEKKHLAGERAWAEIACVDLNAADCVHIGTTSRGTPVDIDRRVAMADRRICLGNIEYHYFAGYSGGAKAIMPGVSTRAAIQANHSAMVLPAARAGRLEGNPVREDIEEAASMVGVDFILNVVLDPRKQILRAFAGDVTAAHRTGCAFLDAIYQKKIRKKADIVLVSQGGAPKDLNLYQTQKALDNAAHAVRDGGVIILIGSCKEGLGEETFARWMESAPTAHSLIERIQKEFRLGGHKAAAIAMVLEKADVYLVSELEDQQVERLFLKPFHTVAEAYRAARERYGAEASVLAMPYGGSTLPRAEEQHPIIQKEN; encoded by the coding sequence ATGTATTTGGAATTTAAAATCGGCACGTCTCGGCAGGGCGTTGAGGTGGATGAAAAAAACCTCATGGGGGTGCTGGAGCCCAACAAGCTGCCGCCGGGGCCCTGCGGGGAGGAGGCGGTCAAAAACGCGCTGGCCGCGCCCATTGGGGCCCGGCCCCTCCGGCAGATCGTGCACAAGGGGGAGACAGTGGCCATTGTCACCAGCGACATCACCCGTCCCATGCCCACCTATGCGGTGATGCCCGCGCTGTTGGATGAGCTTTACGCGGGCGGTGTGGCGCCGGAAGACATCACGCTGGTTTTTGCCCTGGGGAGCCACCGCGGCCATACGGAGGAGGAAAAGAAGCACCTTGCCGGAGAGCGGGCCTGGGCGGAGATCGCCTGCGTGGATCTGAATGCGGCGGACTGTGTCCATATTGGGACGACCTCCCGGGGAACTCCGGTGGATATCGACCGTCGGGTGGCCATGGCCGACCGCCGCATCTGCCTGGGGAATATTGAGTACCACTATTTTGCCGGCTATTCCGGAGGTGCGAAGGCGATTATGCCCGGCGTGTCCACCCGGGCGGCCATCCAGGCCAACCACAGCGCCATGGTGCTGCCAGCGGCCCGCGCGGGCCGCCTGGAGGGAAATCCCGTGCGGGAGGACATCGAAGAGGCGGCGTCTATGGTGGGCGTGGACTTCATTCTGAACGTGGTGCTTGATCCCCGCAAGCAGATTCTGCGGGCCTTTGCCGGCGATGTGACGGCGGCCCACCGGACGGGCTGTGCTTTTTTGGACGCCATCTACCAAAAGAAAATCCGGAAAAAGGCGGATATTGTTTTGGTTTCCCAGGGCGGAGCGCCCAAGGACCTGAACCTGTATCAGACCCAGAAGGCGCTGGACAACGCCGCCCACGCAGTGCGGGACGGAGGAGTCATTATTCTGATCGGCTCGTGCAAAGAAGGCCTGGGAGAGGAGACCTTTGCCCGGTGGATGGAGTCCGCGCCCACGGCCCACTCCCTGATTGAACGGATTCAAAAGGAATTCCGGCTGGGGGGACACAAGGCGGCTGCCATCGCCATGGTGCTGGAAAAAGCGGACGTCTACTTGGTCTCCGAGCTGGAGGATCAGCAGGTGGAGCGACTTTTTTTAAAGCCCTTCCACACAGTGGCGGAGGCCTATCGGGCGGCAAGAGAACGGTACGGGGCGGAGGCGTCGGTGTTGGCCATGCCCTATGGCGGCTCCACACTGCCCCGGGCGGAGGAGCAGCATCCAATTATACAAAAGGAGAATTAA
- a CDS encoding creatininase family protein, producing the protein MFLERMTTAQAEAALKRDPIAVLPLGSTEQHGPQCALGTDFLVPRNLAERVEAMEGMENVVVLPTIPFGVCDYHMSFSGTINIGYEGLYMLLSKVTKAMMQHGVRRFAVINGHGGNTPAIDQAALEVYRAGGILASIDWWSVVGQIDQRFANGGHGDILETSAMMAVDERCVDLSLCRDMNPGQPTEEISAKYIQAIHFRGGTIRLARDTRELAPSGWFGPGDPRGSTRAHGEAMLEVCAEYIRDFLVEFRNLL; encoded by the coding sequence ATGTTTCTGGAACGAATGACCACTGCGCAGGCGGAAGCCGCGCTGAAAAGAGACCCCATTGCCGTCCTCCCTCTGGGCAGCACAGAGCAGCATGGGCCCCAGTGCGCCCTGGGCACCGACTTCCTGGTCCCAAGAAACCTGGCCGAACGGGTGGAGGCCATGGAGGGCATGGAGAATGTGGTGGTCCTGCCCACCATTCCCTTTGGCGTGTGTGACTATCACATGAGCTTTTCCGGAACCATCAACATCGGCTACGAGGGCCTTTACATGCTGCTGAGCAAGGTGACGAAGGCCATGATGCAGCACGGGGTGCGCCGCTTTGCGGTCATCAACGGCCACGGGGGCAACACGCCGGCCATTGACCAGGCGGCGCTGGAGGTGTACCGGGCCGGAGGCATTCTGGCCAGCATCGACTGGTGGAGCGTGGTGGGCCAGATCGACCAGCGCTTTGCCAACGGGGGCCACGGGGACATCCTGGAGACCTCCGCCATGATGGCGGTGGACGAGCGCTGTGTGGATTTGAGCCTGTGCAGGGACATGAACCCGGGGCAGCCCACGGAGGAAATTTCCGCGAAGTACATCCAGGCCATTCACTTTCGGGGCGGCACAATCCGTCTGGCCCGTGACACGAGAGAGCTTGCGCCCAGCGGATGGTTTGGCCCCGGCGATCCCCGAGGCTCCACCCGGGCCCACGGCGAGGCAATGCTGGAGGTCTGCGCGGAGTATATCCGTGACTTTTTGGTGGAATTCCGCAATCTTCTGTAA
- a CDS encoding sodium:solute symporter family protein, which produces MPEVAVNPVPFFVVIGLYIVLMAGIGIYATRHTNTMQDYFVLSGKAGFIVSGIAYATTQYSMGTFLGTPGTIYGIGYAGMGINVPGVAFSLVIPAIFIGRRLVTLGHREGFLTLSDYLSDRYENKKMSGVLGVMMLCFLIPMMGAQILGAGILVNVFTGLPNWVGIVGMGVIVIGYCMTGGMRGAMMTDVVQGVLMFGAAIAAFVICLVMGGGMSSLNESLAKIGESFMTFPGANGAMPWGYYVSNILLWSFFTMGQPQLFTKFFAMKDHKTMFRSVILATVGMMLTCTMCSWAGVLGYPLIGELSNHDYIIPVIIQRGLPPVVASVFIAGIAAAGMSTIDGVLITATSAATRDIYQKFINPKASDEFIMKISRYVTIVIGVIVIIFGCAQPGSIFIINTFAFAGMAMFIVPVLFGMYWKKATCPAAIASIVSGVVTLIACTKVPALKAMIHGFHAVVPAAVVAAIVMFVVSLATQKYAASEETLKRHMLVN; this is translated from the coding sequence ATGCCTGAAGTAGCAGTCAATCCCGTGCCGTTTTTTGTGGTCATCGGCCTCTATATAGTGCTGATGGCGGGCATCGGCATCTATGCGACCCGGCATACCAACACCATGCAGGATTATTTCGTCCTCAGCGGCAAGGCCGGGTTCATTGTCAGCGGCATTGCCTACGCGACCACCCAGTACAGCATGGGCACCTTCCTGGGCACGCCCGGCACGATTTACGGCATCGGCTATGCCGGCATGGGCATCAATGTCCCCGGCGTCGCCTTCTCCCTGGTGATTCCCGCGATTTTCATCGGCCGCAGGCTGGTCACCCTGGGCCATCGGGAAGGCTTTTTGACCCTGTCCGACTATCTCTCCGACCGCTATGAGAACAAAAAGATGAGCGGCGTGCTGGGCGTCATGATGCTCTGCTTCCTGATTCCCATGATGGGTGCGCAGATTCTTGGCGCCGGCATTTTGGTCAATGTGTTCACCGGACTTCCCAATTGGGTGGGCATCGTGGGCATGGGCGTCATCGTCATCGGCTACTGCATGACCGGAGGCATGCGCGGCGCCATGATGACCGATGTGGTCCAGGGCGTTCTGATGTTCGGCGCGGCCATTGCCGCGTTTGTGATCTGCTTGGTGATGGGCGGCGGCATGAGCAGCCTCAATGAAAGCCTGGCCAAGATCGGCGAATCCTTTATGACCTTCCCCGGTGCCAACGGCGCCATGCCCTGGGGCTACTACGTCTCCAACATTCTGCTCTGGTCCTTCTTCACCATGGGCCAGCCCCAGCTGTTCACCAAGTTTTTTGCCATGAAGGATCACAAGACCATGTTCCGTTCCGTGATCCTTGCTACCGTGGGCATGATGCTGACGTGCACCATGTGCTCCTGGGCCGGTGTGCTGGGCTATCCGCTCATCGGTGAGCTGAGCAACCACGATTACATCATCCCCGTCATCATCCAGCGCGGACTGCCCCCTGTTGTGGCCTCCGTGTTCATTGCCGGCATCGCCGCCGCCGGTATGTCCACCATCGACGGCGTTCTGATCACTGCCACCTCCGCCGCCACCCGCGACATCTATCAGAAATTCATCAACCCCAAGGCCAGCGACGAGTTCATCATGAAGATCTCCAGGTATGTGACCATTGTGATCGGCGTCATTGTCATCATCTTCGGCTGCGCCCAGCCCGGCAGTATTTTTATCATCAACACCTTTGCCTTTGCGGGCATGGCCATGTTCATCGTGCCGGTGTTGTTCGGCATGTATTGGAAAAAGGCCACCTGCCCGGCCGCAATCGCGTCCATTGTCAGCGGCGTGGTCACGCTGATCGCCTGCACCAAGGTGCCTGCGCTCAAGGCCATGATCCACGGCTTCCACGCTGTGGTGCCCGCTGCCGTGGTGGCAGCGATTGTGATGTTTGTGGTCAGCCTGGCCACGCAGAAGTATGCTGCCTCGGAGGAGACCCTGAAGCGGCATATGCTCGTCAATTGA
- a CDS encoding MurR/RpiR family transcriptional regulator — protein MNNNTNILSVIQASYESLSRTQRRIADYLLQHPDTSCFFTLKQLSAATGTTEATILSFSRQIGCSGFLDMRSKLQSYITQWMSPNEKIKTAILKDDGKSNVSAAIAESEIKALKQTFAHVSEADFAKALSLLKNADRIYLLAYDYAAIVSNVFAERFQRLGVDVVNLGGKSIPDLLYHLALLQPDDLLILFSYAPYTQFPIALARHLHDVQDVKILCFSDNVSAAGAQFADVVLTSVTKNAIFLNSMTAPISLINLLASIYVSDSKERYSAFSENLSRLHSVLTETCPSADHWLV, from the coding sequence ATGAACAACAACACAAATATCCTCTCCGTCATTCAAGCCTCCTATGAATCCCTCAGCCGCACCCAGCGAAGGATTGCGGACTATCTGCTCCAGCATCCAGACACCAGCTGCTTTTTCACCTTAAAACAGCTCTCCGCCGCCACCGGCACCACGGAGGCCACCATCCTCAGCTTCTCCCGGCAGATCGGCTGTTCCGGCTTTCTGGACATGCGCAGCAAGCTGCAAAGCTACATTACCCAGTGGATGTCGCCCAACGAGAAGATCAAAACTGCCATCTTAAAGGATGACGGGAAAAGCAATGTGAGCGCCGCCATCGCCGAATCTGAGATCAAGGCGCTGAAGCAGACCTTTGCCCATGTCAGCGAGGCGGATTTTGCCAAGGCCCTGTCACTGCTGAAAAACGCGGACCGGATTTATCTTTTGGCCTACGACTACGCGGCCATTGTCTCCAACGTGTTTGCCGAGCGGTTCCAGCGCCTCGGCGTGGATGTGGTCAACTTAGGGGGAAAGAGCATTCCCGACCTTTTGTACCACCTGGCGCTGCTCCAGCCGGACGACCTGCTGATTCTCTTCTCCTACGCGCCCTATACCCAGTTCCCCATCGCGCTGGCCCGCCACCTCCACGACGTCCAGGACGTCAAAATCCTCTGTTTTTCCGACAACGTCTCCGCTGCCGGCGCACAGTTTGCGGATGTGGTGCTGACCAGCGTCACCAAAAACGCCATTTTCCTCAACTCCATGACCGCGCCCATCTCTCTCATCAACCTGCTGGCCTCCATCTATGTCTCCGACAGCAAGGAACGCTATTCCGCCTTCAGCGAGAACCTCTCCCGTCTGCACAGCGTGCTTACGGAGACCTGCCCCAGCGCGGACCACTGGCTCGTCTGA
- a CDS encoding amidohydrolase, whose translation MEDWKRLHQIPEIGFHEYQTSGYLRSRLESLGFEVRSIAGTGLLAALHGSEPGLSIGLRADMDALEFNNEDGSKTLCHACGHDAHCAMVLAAGAQVARQGIRRGTLYLLFQPAEETICGASAVVRDGGLPHLDGLLGMHLRPKSELPLGQATAQLMHQATIPMTVTFYGKAAHGARPFEGVNALSAAAETIVQVDRLKIHTDQSWSAKATNAHCFGNMHNVIPERCSVTFDLRAQSNALGDQLTQAVLECANQSGEKVGCRVSCDKVHGYAAEYDPGLVAVCEEAIREVLGDVAPPVHTLGSEDFHAYHMEGGIPVAYMGLGADLVPGLHSRDMRFNPDCLPIGVQILCRCVGRLLELK comes from the coding sequence ATGGAAGATTGGAAGCGGCTGCATCAGATTCCGGAAATTGGATTTCATGAATATCAGACCTCGGGGTATCTGCGGTCCAGGCTGGAGTCACTGGGGTTTGAAGTCCGTTCCATTGCCGGGACAGGCCTGCTGGCTGCCCTGCACGGGTCGGAGCCGGGACTGTCCATCGGGCTGCGGGCGGATATGGACGCCCTGGAATTCAACAACGAAGACGGCAGCAAAACCCTGTGCCATGCCTGCGGGCATGACGCCCACTGCGCCATGGTGCTGGCGGCGGGAGCCCAGGTGGCCAGACAGGGGATCCGCAGGGGAACGCTGTATCTGCTGTTTCAGCCGGCGGAGGAGACGATCTGCGGCGCCAGCGCCGTTGTCCGGGACGGGGGCCTGCCCCATCTGGACGGGCTGCTGGGCATGCACCTGCGGCCAAAATCCGAACTGCCCCTGGGCCAGGCCACGGCGCAGCTGATGCACCAGGCCACCATCCCTATGACGGTCACGTTTTACGGAAAGGCGGCCCACGGCGCCCGGCCCTTTGAGGGCGTCAATGCGCTGTCGGCGGCAGCGGAGACCATTGTCCAGGTGGACCGCTTGAAAATCCATACCGATCAGAGCTGGTCCGCAAAGGCCACCAATGCCCATTGCTTCGGCAACATGCACAACGTGATCCCCGAGCGATGCAGCGTGACCTTTGACCTGCGCGCCCAAAGCAACGCCCTGGGGGACCAGCTGACCCAAGCGGTGCTGGAATGTGCCAATCAAAGCGGGGAAAAGGTAGGCTGCCGCGTGAGTTGTGATAAAGTCCATGGTTATGCGGCGGAGTACGACCCCGGGCTGGTGGCGGTCTGCGAGGAGGCCATCCGGGAAGTGTTGGGCGATGTTGCGCCGCCGGTGCACACCTTGGGCAGCGAGGATTTCCACGCCTACCATATGGAGGGGGGAATCCCCGTGGCCTATATGGGCCTGGGGGCGGATCTGGTTCCCGGGCTCCACAGCCGGGACATGCGCTTTAACCCGGATTGCCTTCCCATTGGCGTTCAAATCCTCTGCCGCTGTGTCGGCAGGCTGCTGGAACTGAAGTGA
- a CDS encoding Nif3-like dinuclear metal center hexameric protein — MAKPNLVPAEFLYDRLTEQFKPDRCTDIFDKIGVQEHNTDYISKVYTATFANPAVIENILSRGEEHVMLFCHHPRPPMPSLQEGYGMVPQELLDRMKAQQVSFFSFHIPLDVAGPYSPGNTLARAMGTNPYDTWYPQNGALLGALCQSGFETVDELEHRFAATVGHRVSRYSYGSNTLTDGKFAVMAGISRSTDAYRFLRENRINVLVTGVTAPTVEWSQAIHEAAREHHVTLLGGTHYSTEKFALMSLCPYFRNLGVEAEFIDETPDLAEL; from the coding sequence ATGGCAAAACCAAACCTGGTTCCTGCGGAGTTTCTATACGACCGCCTCACTGAGCAGTTCAAACCGGACCGGTGCACGGACATTTTTGACAAGATCGGCGTACAGGAGCACAACACGGACTACATCTCCAAAGTCTACACCGCAACCTTTGCCAATCCCGCTGTCATTGAGAACATCCTCTCCCGCGGCGAGGAACATGTGATGCTGTTCTGCCACCATCCCCGGCCGCCTATGCCCAGCCTGCAGGAGGGCTATGGCATGGTGCCCCAGGAGCTGCTGGACCGGATGAAGGCGCAGCAGGTCAGCTTTTTCTCCTTCCACATCCCCCTTGATGTGGCGGGCCCCTACTCTCCCGGCAACACGCTGGCCCGCGCCATGGGCACCAACCCCTATGACACCTGGTATCCTCAAAACGGCGCTCTTTTGGGCGCGCTTTGCCAGTCCGGATTTGAAACCGTGGACGAGCTGGAGCACCGCTTTGCCGCCACGGTGGGCCACCGGGTCAGCCGTTACTCCTATGGCAGCAACACGCTGACCGACGGCAAATTCGCCGTCATGGCCGGTATCTCCAGAAGCACGGACGCTTACCGATTCCTAAGGGAAAACCGGATTAACGTCCTGGTGACCGGCGTCACCGCCCCCACCGTGGAATGGAGCCAAGCCATCCATGAGGCGGCCAGGGAGCACCATGTCACCCTGTTGGGCGGCACCCACTACTCCACAGAGAAGTTCGCCCTGATGTCGCTGTGCCCCTATTTCCGCAACCTGGGAGTGGAGGCAGAGTTCATTGACGAGACTCCGGATCTTGCCGAGCTGTAG
- a CDS encoding DUF4358 domain-containing protein encodes MKRTAALLGAVILLLSACGTQQITLDIQATADELAQSNLFGGDIFAIDSDIAATMYPDLPEGTSTAAYASSGASADEVAVFEARDEDGAKAILEQVQQRFSDRRESYADYMPDEAEKLKNAVARQSGVYVIAVVCADADSANEQVDGYLK; translated from the coding sequence ATGAAACGAACAGCAGCCCTGCTGGGTGCGGTGATACTGCTGCTGAGCGCCTGCGGCACGCAGCAGATCACCCTGGATATCCAGGCCACGGCCGACGAGCTGGCCCAAAGCAATCTCTTTGGCGGAGACATCTTTGCCATTGACAGCGATATCGCGGCAACCATGTACCCGGACCTGCCGGAAGGGACCTCCACGGCGGCCTATGCCAGCAGCGGCGCCTCGGCGGATGAGGTGGCGGTGTTTGAGGCCAGGGATGAGGATGGAGCCAAAGCAATCCTGGAGCAGGTCCAACAGCGCTTTTCCGACCGCCGGGAAAGTTATGCGGACTACATGCCGGACGAGGCGGAGAAATTGAAAAACGCCGTGGCCCGGCAGTCGGGCGTGTACGTGATCGCGGTGGTCTGCGCAGATGCCGACAGCGCCAATGAGCAGGTGGATGGATACTTGAAATAG
- a CDS encoding GDSL-type esterase/lipase family protein, with protein sequence MLLTVVLTTLVQGSGTAVPTDQTQLPGAGSTVPQAQKRTKRIVTIGKRQQAKETDSVQEEVLQQETLRPEEKTCVVAESAAVEDDYFSDAIFIGNSRTEGFMLYSGLKGSQSLTTVGLTVSEAFNKKTVTVNGKKMTMMDALATKQFAKAYIMLGMNELGWVYPEQYQEQYGRIIDRIREINPDALIYIQSILPVSKAKDEEGTYISNERIRMYNDLLLELAEEKDAAYVNVAEAVSDGEGNLPPEASFDGEHLVPEYCKIWLAYLKTHTIEGLEK encoded by the coding sequence TTGCTTTTGACAGTGGTGCTGACCACGCTGGTACAGGGAAGCGGCACCGCGGTTCCAACGGATCAGACGCAGCTTCCGGGGGCCGGGAGCACCGTGCCTCAGGCGCAGAAGCGGACCAAGCGGATCGTCACCATCGGAAAGCGGCAGCAGGCGAAGGAGACCGACTCCGTGCAGGAGGAGGTGCTACAGCAGGAGACGCTGCGGCCGGAGGAGAAGACCTGCGTGGTGGCGGAGAGCGCGGCGGTGGAGGACGACTATTTCTCCGACGCCATTTTTATTGGAAACTCCCGCACAGAGGGATTTATGCTGTACTCTGGGCTGAAGGGCAGCCAGTCTCTGACCACGGTGGGTCTGACGGTCAGCGAGGCGTTTAACAAAAAGACTGTCACCGTGAACGGGAAAAAGATGACGATGATGGACGCGCTGGCTACCAAGCAGTTTGCCAAGGCTTATATCATGCTGGGCATGAATGAATTGGGCTGGGTTTATCCGGAGCAATACCAGGAGCAGTACGGCCGGATCATCGACCGCATCCGGGAGATCAACCCCGACGCGCTGATCTATATTCAGTCCATCCTGCCGGTGAGCAAAGCCAAGGATGAGGAAGGCACCTATATCAGCAACGAACGGATCCGCATGTACAACGACCTTCTGCTGGAGCTGGCGGAGGAGAAGGACGCGGCTTACGTCAACGTGGCGGAGGCGGTGTCCGACGGGGAGGGAAATCTCCCTCCGGAGGCTTCCTTTGACGGGGAGCACCTGGTGCCGGAGTACTGCAAGATCTGGCTCGCCTATTTAAAAACACATACGATTGAGGGATTGGAAAAATGA
- the moaA gene encoding GTP 3',8-cyclase MoaA: protein MKDGHMRDIRYLRLSVTDLCNYRCQYCMAPEGVEKRPHNDILSVEECVEIGGAAVSCGIRKIRLTGGEPLVRRGIVDICRGLSALSGLEELCLTTNGSLLPQLAGPLRRAGVDRLNLSLDTLRPRRFQEITRLGFLDQALEGIRAAEEAGFPRLKLNVVLMGGINDDEIPDFIELTRTHPWEVRFIELMPMGPCAGWDSSRFLSADEVLRRFGGLIPLKDSGVARRFQVPGWAGTVGLIEPMSHRFCGTCDRIRVTADGRLKACLHSRQELELRGLHGKALLEAIRRGIASKPGCHHLTEDGSETPRCMNEIGG from the coding sequence GTGAAGGACGGACACATGCGGGACATCCGGTATCTCCGGCTGTCGGTTACGGACCTTTGCAACTACCGCTGCCAGTACTGCATGGCGCCGGAGGGCGTGGAGAAGCGGCCTCACAACGATATCCTCTCTGTGGAGGAGTGCGTGGAAATCGGCGGAGCCGCGGTCTCCTGCGGCATCCGGAAAATCCGCCTCACCGGCGGCGAACCCCTGGTGCGGCGCGGGATCGTGGACATCTGCCGGGGGCTCTCGGCGCTGAGCGGCCTGGAGGAGCTGTGCCTGACCACCAACGGGAGCCTCCTCCCCCAGTTGGCCGGTCCCCTGCGCCGCGCCGGCGTGGACCGGCTGAACCTCTCCTTGGACACTCTGCGGCCCCGGCGGTTTCAGGAGATCACCCGCCTGGGCTTCCTTGACCAGGCGCTGGAGGGAATCCGGGCTGCGGAGGAGGCGGGATTTCCCCGCCTGAAGCTGAACGTGGTGCTGATGGGCGGCATCAACGACGACGAAATCCCCGACTTTATTGAGTTGACCCGCACCCACCCTTGGGAGGTCCGGTTCATCGAGCTGATGCCTATGGGCCCCTGCGCCGGATGGGACAGCTCCCGTTTCCTCTCCGCCGACGAGGTGCTTCGCCGTTTCGGCGGCCTGATCCCCCTGAAGGACTCAGGGGTGGCCCGGCGGTTCCAGGTGCCCGGCTGGGCCGGCACGGTGGGCCTCATCGAACCCATGAGCCACCGGTTCTGCGGTACCTGCGACCGCATCCGCGTCACCGCCGACGGGAGGCTCAAGGCCTGTCTCCACTCCCGGCAGGAGCTTGAGCTGCGTGGACTTCACGGCAAGGCGCTCCTTGAGGCCATCCGCCGGGGCATCGCCTCCAAACCGGGGTGTCATCACCTGACGGAGGATGGCAGCGAAACGCCCCGATGCATGAATGAGATTGGAGGATAA
- the moaC gene encoding cyclic pyranopterin monophosphate synthase MoaC produces MSDLTHFNGQGRSRMVDVTGKELTHRTASAAGAVAVSAEVLERIRSGTVKKGDVLAVAQVAGIMAAKRCWELIPMCHPLSLTGVDLSFSLEEDPCRVEIRSHVSCDGVTGVEMEALTAVSAAALTIYDMCKAMQKDMVIGPIRLLRKTGGKSGDYCAREEE; encoded by the coding sequence ATGTCGGACTTGACTCATTTCAACGGCCAGGGACGCTCCCGCATGGTGGATGTGACCGGAAAAGAACTCACTCACCGGACCGCGTCCGCCGCCGGAGCGGTGGCGGTCAGCGCGGAGGTGCTGGAGCGCATCCGCTCCGGCACAGTGAAAAAAGGCGACGTGCTGGCCGTGGCCCAGGTGGCTGGGATCATGGCCGCAAAGCGCTGCTGGGAGCTGATCCCCATGTGTCACCCTTTGTCCCTCACCGGCGTGGATCTATCCTTTTCCCTGGAGGAGGACCCCTGCCGGGTGGAGATCCGCTCCCATGTCTCCTGCGACGGCGTCACCGGCGTGGAGATGGAGGCGCTGACCGCGGTCTCGGCGGCCGCGCTGACGATTTATGATATGTGCAAGGCCATGCAGAAAGACATGGTCATCGGCCCCATCCGCCTGCTACGCAAGACCGGAGGCAAGAGCGGGGACTACTGCGCGCGGGAGGAGGAATGA
- a CDS encoding MOSC domain-containing protein, with the protein MAQVVSVNISLRKGEQKHPVGAIQLKLRHGIVGDAHAGDWHRQISLLAEESVDTMRRPDLTLDPGAFAENINTRGICLKALPVGACLRIGEAVVEVTQIGKECHGDCAIKKAAGKCVMPTEGIFAVVRREGTVRPGDTIERLEGGYEAD; encoded by the coding sequence ATGGCTCAGGTGGTTTCCGTAAACATCAGCCTTCGCAAGGGCGAGCAGAAACACCCGGTGGGCGCGATTCAGCTGAAGCTGCGCCACGGCATTGTGGGCGACGCCCACGCCGGAGACTGGCACCGGCAGATCAGCCTCCTGGCGGAGGAGAGCGTGGACACCATGCGCCGCCCGGACCTGACTCTGGACCCGGGCGCCTTTGCCGAGAACATCAACACCAGGGGCATCTGCCTCAAAGCCCTTCCGGTGGGCGCCTGTCTGCGCATCGGGGAGGCGGTGGTGGAGGTGACCCAGATCGGCAAGGAGTGCCACGGCGACTGCGCTATTAAGAAGGCGGCTGGAAAATGCGTCATGCCCACGGAGGGCATCTTTGCCGTCGTCCGCCGGGAGGGCACGGTGCGCCCCGGCGACACCATCGAACGTTTGGAGGGCGGATATGAAGCAGATTGA